A portion of the Perognathus longimembris pacificus isolate PPM17 chromosome 20, ASM2315922v1, whole genome shotgun sequence genome contains these proteins:
- the Pgpep1l gene encoding pyroglutamyl-peptidase 1-like protein isoform X2 produces MEPPSSCVVVTGFGPFRQHLVNSSWEAVKELAKLGLGTRPELELHISQLPVDYREAERRVASIWEDLHPQLAVHVGMDSSAKVIFLEQYGKNRGYRDADIRGFRPEDDTSAITSTTRPSITEMGTQSWSTSLRSPVGSQPACWGKPCKSLSRKCWKRMGKAQAPSPVSGKVEAQGLQPNGTNCRKVSFRGKEVIPSCGQNLGCEKLWKNCL; encoded by the exons GTTTTGGGCCCTTCCGGCAGCACCTGGTGAATTCTAGCTGGGAGGCAGTGAAG GAGCTCGCCAAGCTGGGCCTGGGGACCCGCCCAGAGTTAGAGCTTCACATTTCCCAGCTGCCCGTGGATTACAGGGAGGCGGAGCGGAGGGTCGCCAGCATCTGGGAAGATTTGCACCCACAG CTTGCCGTGCACGTGGGTATGGACAGCTCTGCCAAGGTGATCTTTCTGGAACAGTATGGAAAGAACCGAGGCTACAGAGATGCTGACATCCGGGGCTTCCGGCCGGAAGATG ATACGTCTGCGATTACATCTACTACTCGTCCCTCCATCACGGAAATGGGCACGCAGTCCTGGTCCACGTCCCTCCGCTCTCCCGTGGGCTCCCAGCCAGCCTGCTGGGGAAAGCCTTGCAAGTCATTAtccagaaaatgctggaagagaATGGGGAAAGCCCAAGCTCCAAGCCCAGTCAGCGGAAAAGTGGAAGCACAGGGATTGCAGCCAAACGGAACCAATTGCAGGAAAGTCTCCTTTAGGGGAAAGGAAGTGATTCCATCCTGTGGGCAGAACTTGGGCTGTGAGAAGCTTTGGAAGAATTGCTTATAA
- the Pgpep1l gene encoding pyroglutamyl-peptidase 1-like protein isoform X1 codes for MEPPSSCVVVTGFGPFRQHLVNSSWEAVKELAKLGLGTRPELELHISQLPVDYREAERRVASIWEDLHPQLAVHVGMDSSAKVIFLEQYGKNRGYRDADIRGFRPEDGVCLAGGPEVIASVVSMKAVCKCVAVEDVEVAFSGDAGRYVCDYIYYSSLHHGNGHAVLVHVPPLSRGLPASLLGKALQVIIQKMLEENGESPSSKPSQRKSGSTGIAAKRNQLQESLL; via the exons GTTTTGGGCCCTTCCGGCAGCACCTGGTGAATTCTAGCTGGGAGGCAGTGAAG GAGCTCGCCAAGCTGGGCCTGGGGACCCGCCCAGAGTTAGAGCTTCACATTTCCCAGCTGCCCGTGGATTACAGGGAGGCGGAGCGGAGGGTCGCCAGCATCTGGGAAGATTTGCACCCACAG CTTGCCGTGCACGTGGGTATGGACAGCTCTGCCAAGGTGATCTTTCTGGAACAGTATGGAAAGAACCGAGGCTACAGAGATGCTGACATCCGGGGCTTCCGGCCGGAAGATGGTGTGTGTCTTGCAGGTGGCCCGGAAGTGATTGCATCGGTAGTCAGCATGAAGGCAGTTTGCAAGTGTGTGGCAGTTGAGGACGTGGAAGTGGCATTTTCTGGAGATGCGGGAAG ATACGTCTGCGATTACATCTACTACTCGTCCCTCCATCACGGAAATGGGCACGCAGTCCTGGTCCACGTCCCTCCGCTCTCCCGTGGGCTCCCAGCCAGCCTGCTGGGGAAAGCCTTGCAAGTCATTAtccagaaaatgctggaagagaATGGGGAAAGCCCAAGCTCCAAGCCCAGTCAGCGGAAAAGTGGAAGCACAGGGATTGCAGCCAAACGGAACCAATTGCAGGAAAGTCTCCTTTAG